Proteins encoded by one window of Salicibibacter halophilus:
- a CDS encoding YkuS family protein, protein MARIGVEASLSDVQAALEEKGHDVVSLQQEQDAADCDCCVTTGMDSNVMGMSDTASQAPVIEAQGLNAEQVCNEVEDRLNQAE, encoded by the coding sequence ATGGCCAGAATCGGTGTGGAAGCCTCACTATCGGATGTACAGGCAGCACTGGAAGAAAAGGGGCATGATGTCGTCTCTCTCCAGCAAGAACAAGACGCCGCTGACTGTGACTGCTGCGTGACCACCGGAATGGATAGCAATGTCATGGGGATGAGCGATACAGCTTCGCAAGCTCCAGTCATTGAAGCTCAAGGATTAAACGCCGAGCAAGTTTGCAATGAGGTGGAAGATCGCTTAAATCAAGCGGAATAG
- a CDS encoding MBL fold metallo-hydrolase gives MNNSLKSINFYLYQSGNNLTLIDAGLHNEECWNALLETLKRNEFSIQDITQIYLTHHHIDHVGLVDRIVRNHPVPVYAHPHSIPRLKRDRDFMERRVAFFETLYREADCGEAGENQIRYLQNALQKNEKKAMQSDIHPFDPAQIDLEIMEVPGHAPDQVSFFHEETGWLFGGDLLIQHISSNALAEPDFEGRRQRPLLQHMDSMEAADSLQPTTVYSGHGEVIYDASSLVQKRIQEIEEKADKLALLICEGLTTAAGLAKSYYEKRYDSQFPLVMSEILGHLDYLEAKERIGKEKMNGVWHYHDKKA, from the coding sequence GTGAACAATAGTCTAAAAAGTATTAATTTCTACTTATATCAGTCTGGAAACAACCTTACCTTGATCGACGCTGGGTTACACAATGAAGAATGTTGGAATGCTTTATTGGAAACATTGAAACGAAACGAATTTTCCATTCAAGATATCACACAAATTTATTTAACCCACCACCACATCGACCATGTCGGCTTAGTCGATCGAATCGTACGCAATCATCCGGTGCCTGTTTATGCCCACCCTCATTCCATCCCTCGTTTGAAAAGGGATCGCGATTTCATGGAACGAAGGGTAGCATTTTTTGAAACGTTATACAGGGAGGCCGATTGTGGCGAAGCCGGCGAAAACCAAATTCGTTATTTACAAAATGCTTTGCAAAAGAACGAAAAAAAGGCGATGCAGTCGGACATTCACCCTTTTGACCCCGCGCAAATCGACCTGGAGATCATGGAAGTTCCCGGACACGCGCCGGACCAAGTGTCCTTTTTCCACGAAGAAACAGGCTGGTTGTTCGGTGGCGATTTGCTGATTCAGCATATCTCCAGCAACGCGTTGGCCGAACCCGATTTCGAAGGACGAAGGCAACGCCCTTTGCTGCAACATATGGATTCGATGGAAGCGGCAGATTCCTTGCAACCGACGACTGTTTATTCAGGCCATGGCGAAGTCATTTACGATGCTTCATCCTTGGTGCAAAAGCGAATCCAAGAAATCGAAGAAAAAGCGGACAAACTCGCGCTTCTCATCTGCGAGGGATTAACGACGGCCGCCGGTCTCGCGAAAAGTTATTATGAAAAAAGGTACGACAGTCAATTCCCCCTTGTAATGTCGGAAATTCTTGGCCACTTGGATTATTTGGAAGCGAAAGAACGGATCGGAAAAGAAAAAATGAATGGCGTGTGGCATTATCATGATAAAAAGGCATAA
- a CDS encoding mechanosensitive ion channel — MDTMENMLSQLLQAVPNIITALLLLLLAWVIAKIVKGIITSVIRKIKMPDFMEKEENESRSERNENKDSREQLAGSAGSIAYYLVFILFVPSILDALNMTSVARPISNMMESVLAFLPNLLLATIILVVGILIARLVRNLVQSALDTVNFDRFFDKLRTNNEERPDAAKLSTTIANIVMVIVLIPIITIALEALNIDTISEPIVVVLSAILNIIPSLFVAIILVIAGYYIATFTARLLTGLLNRTNINRVYEAIGFGPREDQKFDLPDVLGRIVQVLIILFFTVQALEVIDLNVLNQIGNAIIVYLPLLISALLIIGLGLIAGNFLEKAVVRYTRSSFSALIVKYTVILFAVFMTLDQLGFASSIVKIAFLLILGGFAVAFAISFGIGGRDFATRQLDKFENRLKKKDHDEES; from the coding sequence ATGGATACCATGGAAAATATGTTGTCACAACTTTTACAAGCCGTGCCGAATATTATAACGGCGCTTTTGCTATTGTTGCTGGCTTGGGTGATCGCCAAGATTGTAAAGGGGATCATTACCTCCGTGATCCGGAAAATAAAAATGCCGGATTTTATGGAGAAGGAGGAAAATGAAAGCAGGAGCGAAAGAAATGAAAACAAAGATAGCCGCGAACAACTTGCGGGGTCCGCCGGATCGATCGCGTATTATTTAGTCTTCATCTTGTTTGTTCCAAGCATATTGGATGCATTGAATATGACGTCCGTCGCGCGGCCGATTTCGAATATGATGGAGTCGGTGCTGGCATTTTTACCAAATCTATTATTGGCGACAATTATTCTAGTTGTTGGTATTTTAATTGCCCGGTTGGTCCGTAATCTTGTACAAAGTGCACTGGACACCGTGAACTTTGACCGTTTTTTTGATAAATTGCGAACCAATAACGAGGAAAGACCGGATGCTGCAAAACTATCAACAACAATAGCTAACATTGTCATGGTGATCGTTCTAATCCCCATTATCACCATTGCTCTGGAAGCATTAAACATAGACACGATTTCCGAACCGATTGTTGTTGTGCTAAGCGCGATATTGAACATTATTCCAAGCTTGTTTGTCGCGATTATTCTTGTGATTGCCGGTTACTATATCGCCACTTTTACCGCCCGACTTTTAACCGGTTTATTAAATCGCACAAATATCAATCGTGTTTACGAAGCGATCGGCTTCGGTCCGAGGGAGGATCAGAAATTTGACCTTCCGGATGTTCTGGGTAGAATCGTTCAAGTATTAATCATTCTGTTCTTCACGGTTCAAGCATTGGAAGTCATTGATTTAAACGTTCTAAATCAAATCGGCAATGCCATTATCGTCTATCTGCCGTTGCTCATCAGTGCATTGCTGATCATTGGACTCGGGCTTATTGCCGGGAATTTCTTGGAGAAAGCCGTTGTTCGCTATACGCGCAGTTCCTTCTCGGCGCTGATCGTCAAATATACCGTCATTCTCTTTGCCGTATTTATGACATTGGATCAGCTCGGCTTCGCAAGCTCGATTGTGAAAATTGCCTTCCTCTTGATCCTCGGTGGATTCGCAGTCGCTTTCGCGATCTCCTTCGGTATCGGGGGCCGCGACTTCGCGACAAGACAATTGGACAAGTTTGAGAACCGCTTGAAGAAAAAAGATCATGACGAAGAATCGTAG
- a CDS encoding iron-hydroxamate ABC transporter substrate-binding protein: protein MKKGIIMVFFLLTLTACGNDSAQKTPEEASRTVAIGSESVEVPEDPERIVTDFYAGELLTVGANVVGAGSIAFDNPFLEEELSEVEDIGEPPNVEKILELDPDLILVMYDENLEQLEQIAPTVHIPYNTATNVEDMTEMFGAIVGAEEEAQAFLNDYHNHAEEAREEIEDYVPADATFGLYEITNDNELYVFGENFGRGGQVLYDALDLEAPDIIENEVMEEEDVLMLSQEVVPEYAADYMFLTSYDPENQHHAKDQIEESSVWQGLDAVQNGRYRLNDFDTFYPYDPISVYHQIDLFVDIIREMEAEG, encoded by the coding sequence ATGAAAAAGGGCATAATCATGGTGTTTTTTTTGCTTACGTTGACGGCTTGCGGGAATGATTCTGCTCAGAAAACACCAGAAGAAGCCAGTCGCACTGTTGCTATTGGAAGTGAATCTGTTGAAGTGCCCGAAGATCCTGAGCGTATAGTCACTGATTTTTATGCTGGTGAGTTACTAACCGTTGGAGCCAATGTCGTGGGGGCAGGGTCAATAGCGTTTGATAATCCTTTTCTCGAAGAGGAACTCTCAGAGGTTGAAGATATTGGGGAACCACCAAATGTCGAAAAAATTCTGGAGTTGGATCCAGACTTAATTTTGGTCATGTATGATGAAAATCTTGAGCAGTTAGAGCAGATTGCCCCTACGGTACATATTCCATATAACACAGCGACCAACGTTGAAGATATGACAGAGATGTTTGGAGCCATTGTAGGAGCAGAGGAAGAAGCACAGGCATTCCTGAATGACTATCACAATCACGCTGAAGAGGCTCGGGAGGAAATCGAGGATTATGTGCCTGCGGATGCGACCTTTGGCCTTTACGAAATAACGAATGACAATGAGTTATATGTTTTCGGGGAAAATTTTGGTCGTGGAGGCCAAGTATTATATGACGCTTTGGATTTAGAAGCACCCGATATTATTGAAAACGAAGTCATGGAGGAAGAAGATGTGCTCATGCTTTCTCAAGAAGTAGTCCCTGAATATGCGGCTGATTATATGTTTCTTACGAGTTATGATCCAGAAAATCAGCATCATGCCAAAGACCAAATTGAAGAATCCTCCGTATGGCAAGGGTTAGATGCCGTACAAAATGGGCGTTATCGCCTTAATGATTTCGATACTTTTTACCCTTATGATCCCATTTCTGTTTACCATCAGATTGATTTATTTGTGGACATCATTCGAGAAATGGAAGCCGAAGGCTAA
- a CDS encoding FecCD family ABC transporter permease — MVNETSPAPKQVHAKPMAVIIIVVVGTMLLVCASVISISLGAASITPSTVWQTIIAYDDSLTDHQIIHEIRFPRVVGAVLIGSFLAVSGALMQGMTRNPLAEPSIIGVTDGAALALAIMFAFFPSVPYTGSLFAAFIGAGVGTALVFLVGSLAKGGLTPAKLALAGVTIAAFLSAISSGIAIYFDVAQDLSFWFAGGLANIDWQHIQLMLPIVMIGMVIALLLARSITILSLGRDVAQGLGQRTSMVRTMGIVAVMLMTGAAVAVAGIIGFIGLVIPHITRALVGLDYRYILPCSAILGSLLLVIADILARLVNAPYETPVGAITALVGVPFFLYLARREGRGV; from the coding sequence ATGGTGAATGAAACGTCCCCTGCGCCGAAACAGGTACACGCAAAACCTATGGCCGTGATCATTATCGTGGTGGTTGGCACGATGCTCTTAGTCTGCGCCAGTGTGATTTCTATTTCTTTAGGCGCGGCAAGTATCACACCCTCAACGGTGTGGCAGACGATCATCGCTTATGATGACTCGCTAACAGATCACCAGATTATCCATGAGATACGCTTTCCAAGGGTAGTTGGGGCTGTTCTTATTGGGAGTTTTCTTGCCGTTTCGGGAGCACTAATGCAAGGAATGACAAGAAATCCACTTGCAGAACCTTCCATTATTGGGGTTACAGATGGCGCGGCCTTGGCGCTCGCCATCATGTTTGCCTTTTTCCCTAGTGTTCCTTACACCGGATCTTTATTTGCCGCTTTTATCGGGGCTGGTGTTGGAACGGCACTTGTTTTTCTTGTTGGTTCGTTGGCCAAGGGAGGACTAACACCAGCTAAACTTGCGTTAGCAGGGGTCACGATTGCTGCCTTTTTAAGCGCTATATCCTCAGGGATTGCTATCTATTTTGACGTTGCCCAAGATTTAAGTTTTTGGTTTGCTGGTGGCCTGGCCAATATCGATTGGCAACACATTCAACTTATGCTTCCCATTGTGATGATAGGTATGGTCATAGCCCTCTTGTTAGCTCGTTCGATCACCATTTTAAGTTTGGGAAGGGATGTGGCTCAAGGTTTAGGACAACGCACAAGTATGGTTCGAACCATGGGTATCGTTGCCGTGATGCTTATGACAGGAGCGGCTGTTGCTGTTGCCGGGATCATTGGTTTTATTGGTTTAGTCATTCCCCATATCACCCGTGCCTTAGTTGGTCTTGATTACCGCTACATTCTGCCGTGTTCAGCCATTCTTGGCAGTTTGCTATTGGTTATTGCAGATATTCTAGCTCGACTGGTCAATGCCCCTTATGAAACACCGGTGGGCGCGATAACGGCTTTGGTCGGCGTCCCGTTTTTCCTTTATCTCGCTCGCAGAGAAGGGAGAGGTGTCTGA
- a CDS encoding FecCD family ABC transporter permease codes for MKRIVWIYTAIVGLIFGVFFLSLQMGTMTIAPPDVLRTLMGDGTEQHALVLFEFRLPRMVIALLAGAGLAVSGLILQSLSRNELADPGILGINAGAGLAIVLFIYFFQGSYTTLGDTIFALPLFAFVGAITAAFLIYTLAWKKGVTPIRLVLVGIGLNAGFTAILIVFQLRMNPNDFMQATVWLNGDIWGTSWANTLAVLPWILLLIPLVIAHARTLNILRLGDPPAVSLGVKVERNRRHLLVWAVMLAGVSVSVGGAISFLGLVAPHIARRLVGPRHQAMIPTAALMGALILLFADMIGRNVLSPSEIPVGIVVAVIGAPYFLYLLMKTP; via the coding sequence ATGAAGCGGATCGTATGGATCTATACGGCCATTGTGGGCTTGATATTTGGTGTTTTTTTCTTAAGTCTGCAAATGGGAACGATGACGATTGCCCCTCCTGATGTTTTGCGAACATTGATGGGGGATGGTACTGAACAGCATGCCCTCGTTTTATTCGAATTTCGATTACCAAGAATGGTGATTGCATTGCTAGCTGGGGCTGGGTTAGCGGTTTCAGGGTTGATTTTACAAAGCCTTTCCCGTAACGAACTAGCCGATCCAGGGATTCTCGGCATCAACGCGGGGGCTGGGCTAGCGATTGTGCTTTTTATTTACTTTTTCCAAGGTTCTTACACGACATTAGGTGATACGATCTTTGCTCTTCCCCTTTTCGCATTTGTCGGTGCAATTACAGCAGCATTTCTTATCTATACACTTGCTTGGAAAAAGGGAGTAACCCCGATTCGGTTAGTCCTCGTCGGCATTGGTTTAAATGCAGGGTTCACAGCGATTCTTATTGTTTTTCAACTGCGTATGAATCCCAATGACTTTATGCAAGCCACGGTTTGGCTAAACGGGGATATCTGGGGAACGAGCTGGGCCAATACACTAGCTGTTTTGCCATGGATACTCCTCCTTATCCCCCTCGTTATAGCGCATGCGAGGACCTTGAACATTTTGCGGTTAGGAGATCCACCGGCGGTTTCATTAGGGGTCAAGGTGGAGCGTAACCGTCGGCATTTACTCGTGTGGGCGGTCATGTTAGCGGGGGTATCGGTATCTGTTGGAGGGGCCATTTCATTTCTCGGTCTTGTGGCGCCTCACATTGCTCGTCGTCTTGTTGGTCCGCGCCATCAGGCCATGATTCCGACAGCTGCTCTGATGGGGGCCTTAATCTTACTATTCGCGGATATGATCGGCCGTAATGTTCTCTCACCTTCAGAAATACCTGTAGGCATTGTCGTGGCTGTTATTGGCGCTCCGTATTTTCTGTATTTGCTTATGAAAACCCCATAG
- a CDS encoding ABC transporter ATP-binding protein codes for MTRLETNHLSIRYDKETIVNDLTLHIPEGKITTIIGPNGCGKSTILKTLARVMKASKGFVYLDGKSIHTQPTKQIAQKMAVLPQAPEAPSGLKVRELVAYGRHPHQKGFETLREQDHDIIDLALEQTGLEALAERSLDTLSGGQRQRVWIAMALAQQTELLLLDEPTTYLDLAHQLEVLQVLRHLNEQQGRTIVLVVHDINHASRFADYMVALREGSIVQEGAPEEVMCAQVLRDVFHIHADIVSDPRSGKPVCLSYDLLRHTDNRELQNIYL; via the coding sequence ATGACACGCCTGGAAACGAATCATTTATCGATCCGTTATGATAAAGAAACCATTGTCAATGATTTGACGTTGCACATTCCGGAAGGAAAAATTACAACCATTATCGGCCCGAACGGTTGCGGAAAATCGACGATTTTAAAAACGTTGGCTCGCGTGATGAAGGCTTCAAAAGGATTCGTCTATTTAGACGGGAAGTCGATTCATACCCAACCGACGAAACAAATCGCCCAAAAGATGGCGGTATTGCCGCAAGCACCTGAGGCACCGAGTGGTTTAAAAGTGCGGGAGCTCGTGGCGTACGGACGACACCCCCATCAAAAAGGGTTCGAAACATTGCGCGAACAAGATCACGACATTATTGATCTTGCGCTCGAACAGACCGGCTTGGAAGCTTTAGCCGAACGATCTTTAGACACCCTTTCTGGCGGGCAACGCCAGCGCGTTTGGATTGCCATGGCGCTTGCCCAACAAACGGAATTGTTGCTGCTTGATGAGCCCACGACGTATCTGGATCTTGCTCATCAACTTGAAGTGTTGCAAGTCTTACGGCATTTAAATGAACAACAAGGGCGCACGATCGTTTTGGTCGTTCATGATATCAATCATGCTTCTCGTTTTGCCGATTATATGGTGGCGTTACGTGAGGGATCGATCGTGCAGGAAGGCGCGCCTGAGGAGGTCATGTGTGCCCAAGTTTTACGTGATGTCTTCCACATTCACGCGGATATTGTTTCTGATCCAAGGAGTGGGAAGCCGGTTTGTTTAAGCTATGATTTGTTAAGGCATACCGATAACCGAGAATTACAAAACATTTACCTTTAG
- a CDS encoding beta-class carbonic anhydrase, whose protein sequence is MYLDDILAHNKQFVGSNQYEPYKTSNLPNQKSVILTCMDTRLIELLPAALNIKNGDVKMVKNAGGMITSPYDSVVRSIFIAINALQAEEVLIIGHKNCGMQQLDPSIVMEKMRERNIEDQHFQAVQDEGVDINEWLAGFETVEQSVANSVEILTGHPLMPASIPIHGLVIDPETGELTLVTRGYEQ, encoded by the coding sequence ATGTACTTAGACGATATTCTTGCACATAACAAACAGTTTGTCGGTTCAAACCAGTATGAACCCTATAAAACCAGCAACCTGCCAAACCAAAAATCTGTGATTTTGACCTGTATGGATACGCGTTTGATCGAGTTATTGCCGGCGGCTTTGAACATCAAGAACGGCGATGTGAAGATGGTCAAAAACGCCGGGGGGATGATTACAAGCCCTTATGATAGCGTTGTACGCAGCATTTTTATCGCTATCAATGCTTTGCAGGCAGAAGAAGTGCTCATTATCGGCCATAAAAATTGCGGCATGCAACAACTCGACCCTTCAATCGTGATGGAAAAAATGAGGGAAAGAAACATTGAAGATCAACATTTTCAAGCCGTTCAAGATGAAGGTGTCGATATAAATGAATGGCTCGCTGGATTCGAAACCGTGGAACAATCGGTGGCGAACAGTGTAGAAATTCTTACTGGACATCCGCTTATGCCGGCCTCTATCCCGATTCACGGCTTGGTCATTGATCCGGAAACCGGAGAACTCACTCTTGTGACGCGCGGGTACGAGCAATAA
- a CDS encoding 2Fe-2S iron-sulfur cluster-binding protein: MPTVHVDGKHSFEVEEGKKLVLALEDNGIDILHRCGGNAKCTTCRCEVLEGELGPKGEAEATILSNKDITDPKIRLSCQNRVYSDLTVRPVKTTTNTNLDPGKRPED; encoded by the coding sequence ATGCCAACGGTTCATGTAGATGGAAAGCATTCATTTGAAGTGGAAGAAGGAAAAAAACTAGTACTCGCTCTGGAGGACAATGGCATTGATATTTTGCACCGTTGCGGCGGAAATGCAAAGTGCACGACGTGCCGGTGTGAGGTGCTGGAAGGAGAATTGGGTCCGAAAGGGGAGGCGGAAGCGACGATCCTTAGCAATAAGGATATAACGGATCCGAAGATTCGGCTTTCTTGCCAAAACCGTGTTTATTCCGACCTTACCGTAAGGCCTGTGAAAACAACAACGAATACAAACTTGGACCCGGGCAAGCGGCCGGAAGATTAA
- a CDS encoding NifU N-terminal domain-containing protein has protein sequence MNVQAEPTPNPNAMKITADQTIFESSTSLKKGEETDHPVAKKLLGLEGVDNIFGINDFVTVNKTEDANWDDLLPQIEQAFED, from the coding sequence ATGAATGTACAAGCCGAACCAACTCCAAATCCCAACGCGATGAAGATCACTGCTGACCAAACGATTTTTGAAAGCAGCACCTCCCTAAAAAAAGGAGAGGAAACGGACCACCCGGTCGCAAAAAAATTGCTTGGCCTAGAGGGTGTCGACAACATCTTCGGCATCAATGATTTCGTCACAGTCAATAAAACCGAAGATGCCAATTGGGATGATCTGTTGCCGCAAATTGAACAAGCATTCGAAGACTAG
- a CDS encoding ferritin, whose amino-acid sequence MLSNKVGDALNEQMNNELQAAQEYMAMAAYCNYKSYDGFANFYFQQAKEERYHAMKIYNFLDDRGHRAVFSGIKEPRKDFDSLLDTFEAGLAQEKQVTKNFYHLSDLAWEEREHQTLSFLNWFLDEQVEEEAMFDTHIDYLKRIKDDSNALYIYELELAKREFKEDEE is encoded by the coding sequence ATGCTTTCCAACAAAGTCGGAGATGCATTAAACGAACAGATGAATAACGAACTGCAAGCTGCGCAGGAATACATGGCAATGGCCGCTTATTGCAATTACAAAAGCTATGACGGGTTCGCCAATTTTTATTTTCAACAGGCAAAAGAAGAACGGTACCACGCGATGAAAATATATAATTTTTTGGATGACCGCGGACACCGTGCAGTTTTTTCAGGCATCAAAGAACCCCGGAAAGACTTTGATTCATTATTGGATACGTTCGAAGCAGGGCTCGCCCAGGAAAAACAGGTGACGAAGAATTTTTATCATTTATCGGATTTGGCCTGGGAAGAGAGAGAACATCAGACATTATCATTTCTGAATTGGTTTTTAGATGAGCAAGTGGAAGAAGAAGCGATGTTTGATACGCATATAGATTATTTGAAACGGATTAAAGACGACTCCAATGCCCTCTATATCTATGAGTTGGAACTGGCCAAACGTGAATTTAAGGAAGATGAAGAGTGA
- a CDS encoding M20 metallopeptidase family protein — translation MTVAETEKLEALFSDIVQWRRHLHTYPELSFHEVETPAFIAEKLETLGLEVKRNVGGRGVVAYLRGEKPGPTIALRADFDALPIEEDNDISYKSQNPGVMHACGHDGHTAALLGVASVLVEKKAELNGTIVFLFQHAEEKPPGGAQEMIKDGCLEGVDVVYGAHVASDIPFGHVNVTSGPIMAAVDAFTIHVQGKGGHGARPNLTKDAIVAGTQLVTELQQIVARRVDPMDTAVVTVGVFQAGSAFNVIADSAHIEGTVRTFKQETREQIEEEIHSIVRGVETSTHVTCSVDYLNGYPPLVNHEQETSVLGEVAEEAMGKEAPITRPAHLGGEDFAFYLKERPGAFFHVGARTEDENTHYPHHHPRFNFDEKALLNIGKLFLGIVQRYNRGGN, via the coding sequence ATGACCGTAGCAGAAACTGAAAAACTGGAAGCTTTATTTTCCGATATCGTGCAATGGAGACGGCATTTGCACACTTATCCGGAGCTGTCTTTTCACGAAGTCGAGACACCGGCGTTTATCGCCGAGAAACTGGAAACGTTAGGATTGGAAGTAAAACGAAACGTCGGCGGACGCGGCGTGGTAGCTTACCTCCGCGGCGAAAAGCCGGGTCCGACGATTGCCCTTCGCGCCGATTTTGACGCGCTGCCGATTGAAGAGGATAACGATATATCTTATAAGTCGCAAAACCCTGGTGTTATGCATGCTTGTGGCCACGATGGCCATACGGCCGCTTTGCTCGGCGTTGCAAGTGTCCTAGTGGAAAAAAAGGCTGAATTAAACGGGACAATTGTGTTTCTTTTCCAGCACGCGGAAGAAAAACCCCCGGGCGGGGCGCAGGAAATGATCAAAGATGGGTGCCTCGAGGGCGTAGATGTGGTTTATGGTGCTCATGTTGCATCTGATATTCCCTTCGGGCACGTTAACGTCACTAGCGGTCCGATCATGGCGGCGGTAGATGCGTTCACTATTCATGTTCAGGGCAAAGGGGGTCACGGTGCGCGGCCAAATCTTACAAAAGACGCGATCGTCGCGGGGACGCAGCTTGTCACTGAACTACAGCAAATCGTCGCCAGGCGTGTAGATCCAATGGATACGGCGGTTGTCACCGTCGGTGTCTTTCAAGCTGGATCGGCATTTAATGTAATCGCGGATTCGGCGCATATTGAAGGTACGGTACGAACATTCAAGCAGGAAACACGCGAGCAAATTGAAGAAGAAATCCATTCCATTGTAAGGGGAGTAGAAACATCGACGCATGTGACCTGCAGTGTTGATTATTTGAACGGCTACCCGCCACTCGTGAATCATGAGCAAGAAACAAGTGTGCTTGGCGAAGTGGCGGAAGAAGCGATGGGGAAAGAAGCCCCGATTACCAGACCGGCCCATCTCGGTGGGGAAGACTTCGCTTTTTACTTGAAAGAACGACCGGGAGCGTTTTTCCATGTCGGAGCCCGAACCGAAGACGAAAACACCCATTACCCCCACCATCATCCACGCTTTAATTTTGATGAAAAAGCGTTGCTGAATATTGGAAAACTGTTTTTGGGGATTGTGCAGAGGTACAATAGGGGTGGAAATTAG
- a CDS encoding serine/threonine-protein kinase: MIWHEMDGISFALKEKHDFRWLKKFGKVFTVFDDQASGNLCFGVTSTGGKRFIKYAGAQPIRYSGEPDAAVERLKRAKLNYEFLKHPSLIRLIHHEEVNHGYVLQFDWTDGKNMRHLNIDHLSFQERLNILDTIFTFHTYVEKKNFVSVGFYDGSLIYNKDAGKVKVCDIDHYKKAPFTNETVRTLGSRHFMAPEEFQTGEVLDERTNVYRMGAAAFLFLGKDPNLAESPIHKVAKRATSTQKEHRFQTVKAFHEVWNKALEVTMEVWGY, encoded by the coding sequence ATGATTTGGCATGAAATGGACGGCATTTCATTCGCATTGAAGGAAAAACATGATTTTCGCTGGTTGAAAAAGTTCGGAAAAGTATTTACCGTGTTTGATGATCAAGCGTCCGGAAATCTTTGTTTTGGTGTTACATCTACCGGTGGGAAACGGTTCATTAAGTATGCCGGTGCCCAGCCAATAAGGTATTCCGGAGAACCGGACGCTGCAGTTGAACGGTTAAAACGAGCGAAATTAAACTATGAATTTTTGAAGCACCCTTCCCTCATCCGACTCATCCACCATGAAGAAGTGAATCACGGCTATGTTCTTCAATTTGACTGGACAGACGGAAAGAACATGCGCCACCTAAATATTGATCATTTATCTTTTCAAGAAAGACTGAACATATTGGATACAATCTTTACGTTTCACACATATGTTGAGAAGAAGAATTTTGTATCGGTCGGTTTCTACGATGGAAGTCTTATTTATAATAAGGACGCCGGCAAGGTAAAAGTTTGTGATATCGACCATTACAAAAAGGCACCGTTCACCAATGAAACAGTACGCACCCTTGGTTCAAGACATTTTATGGCCCCGGAGGAGTTCCAAACCGGCGAAGTCCTCGATGAACGAACGAATGTCTATAGAATGGGCGCAGCCGCTTTTCTATTCCTGGGCAAAGACCCAAACCTAGCCGAAAGCCCCATCCACAAAGTCGCGAAAAGAGCCACAAGCACACAAAAAGAACACCGTTTCCAAACGGTCAAAGCGTTCCACGAAGTGTGGAATAAAGCCCTCGAAGTCACCATGGAGGTGTGGGGGTATTAG
- a CDS encoding nucleoside triphosphate pyrophosphohydrolase, whose product MPKYHKLVRDKIPEIIENQGKKVKIRTLDKKAYHQELRTKLQEEIKEYLNADSSSQSMEELADVLEVIHHLAESHDASFEDVEKVRKEKAEERGGFKERIWLEEVHDD is encoded by the coding sequence ATGCCTAAGTACCATAAACTCGTTCGGGATAAGATCCCCGAAATAATAGAAAATCAGGGGAAAAAGGTCAAAATAAGGACGTTGGACAAGAAAGCATATCATCAAGAGTTGCGCACCAAACTGCAGGAAGAAATAAAAGAGTATCTGAATGCAGATTCCTCCTCTCAATCGATGGAAGAGCTAGCGGATGTGCTTGAGGTTATTCATCATCTTGCAGAAAGTCATGATGCTTCATTTGAAGATGTGGAAAAGGTGCGTAAAGAAAAGGCAGAAGAACGCGGGGGCTTCAAAGAGCGGATATGGCTGGAAGAGGTGCATGATGACTGA